A stretch of Crossiella cryophila DNA encodes these proteins:
- a CDS encoding ABC transporter permease encodes MTGAGLLFRLFLRRDRVLLPGWIGLITLLVIGTAVQYAGLFPTAELQRAFLTEVTGNAALSAFTGQAHGSGLPALTGWKISDIAYALTSLMAILITVRHTRAEEESGRAELLGAGVLGRHAVLAAALALTWTAALGAGLLIAVGLLVLGFALVNAVAFGIAVAAPGLVFGALAGLTAQLTPRARTATALAATGFGLAYLLRFLADGSGVLWLRWLSPTGWSHLLQPTGDPRWAVLLLPLTTTALLTALAANLVSRRDHGAGVLATRTGPAVAAPGLSSAFGLAWRLHRGQLLGWTAGFAVAGAATAAVAKGMPEIAGRGGPAIREFFRRYAAGPEAGIADTYLWLIMLSLGGVAALYPMLVTLRLRAEETDGRAELTLSTTVGRTRWALSHLAFALLGTASMLLSGGLTAATVHTLSTSDGAQFGRVLLGALVQVPAAWTIGAVAVLAFGFLPRAAAAISWTVWLLTNLVGEQLGPVLGVDYWLANQIVPFHHIPKVLSGGEFATIPLLALTAVTLLLAGTGLFGLRRRDLG; translated from the coding sequence ATGACCGGCGCCGGGCTGCTGTTCCGCCTGTTCCTGCGCCGCGACCGGGTGCTGCTGCCCGGCTGGATCGGCCTGATCACGCTGCTGGTGATCGGCACCGCCGTGCAGTACGCGGGCCTGTTCCCCACCGCCGAGCTGCAACGGGCCTTCCTCACCGAGGTCACCGGCAACGCCGCGCTGAGCGCGTTCACCGGCCAGGCGCACGGCAGCGGACTGCCCGCGCTGACCGGCTGGAAGATCAGCGACATCGCCTATGCGCTGACCTCGCTGATGGCCATCCTGATCACCGTCCGGCACACCCGTGCCGAGGAGGAGTCCGGTCGCGCCGAACTCCTGGGCGCCGGGGTGCTCGGCCGCCACGCCGTGCTCGCCGCGGCCCTGGCACTCACCTGGACCGCCGCGCTCGGCGCCGGGCTGCTGATCGCCGTCGGCCTGCTGGTCCTGGGATTCGCCCTGGTCAACGCGGTCGCGTTCGGTATCGCGGTGGCCGCGCCCGGACTGGTCTTCGGCGCGCTGGCCGGGCTCACCGCGCAGCTCACCCCGCGCGCCCGCACCGCCACCGCACTGGCCGCCACCGGCTTCGGCCTGGCCTACCTGCTGCGCTTCCTGGCGGATGGCAGCGGCGTGCTGTGGCTGCGCTGGCTCAGTCCCACCGGCTGGAGCCACCTCCTGCAACCCACCGGCGACCCGCGCTGGGCCGTCCTGCTGCTGCCGCTGACCACCACCGCGCTGCTCACCGCGCTGGCCGCGAACCTGGTGTCCCGCCGCGACCATGGCGCGGGCGTGCTGGCCACCCGCACCGGACCGGCGGTCGCCGCACCCGGACTCAGCTCGGCGTTCGGCCTGGCCTGGCGGTTGCACCGGGGTCAGCTGCTGGGCTGGACCGCCGGGTTCGCGGTCGCCGGGGCGGCCACCGCCGCGGTGGCCAAGGGCATGCCGGAGATCGCCGGGCGCGGCGGACCGGCCATCCGGGAGTTCTTCCGGCGCTACGCGGCCGGACCGGAGGCGGGCATCGCCGACACCTACCTGTGGCTGATCATGCTCAGCCTTGGCGGGGTGGCCGCGCTCTACCCGATGCTGGTCACGCTGCGGCTGCGTGCCGAGGAGACGGACGGGCGGGCCGAGCTGACCCTGTCCACCACGGTCGGCCGGACCCGCTGGGCGCTGAGCCATCTCGCCTTCGCCCTGCTGGGCACCGCGAGCATGCTGCTGTCCGGCGGCCTGACCGCCGCCACCGTGCACACACTGTCCACTTCGGACGGTGCGCAGTTCGGCCGGGTGCTGCTGGGCGCGCTGGTGCAGGTCCCGGCGGCCTGGACGATCGGCGCGGTCGCGGTGCTGGCCTTCGGTTTCCTGCCGCGCGCGGCGGCGGCCATCTCCTGGACGGTGTGGCTGCTCACCAACCTGGTCGGCGAGCAGCTCGGCCCGGTGCTGGGCGTGGACTACTGGCTGGCCAACCAGATCGTGCCGTTCCACCACATCCCGAAGGTGCTTTCCGGCGGCGAGTTCGCCACAATTCCGCTACTGGCCTTGACCGCGGTCACCTTGCTGCTGGCCGGAACCGGGCTGTTCGGGCTGCGCCGCCGCGATCTGGGCTGA
- a CDS encoding ABC transporter ATP-binding protein yields MTPVIEVSGLVKSYGRTRALDGLDLAVAAGEVHGFLGPNGAGKSTTIRVLLGLIRADAGRARLLGGDPWREATTLHRRLAYVPGDVTLWPNLTGGEAIDLLGRLRGGLDPARRAELLDRFELDPRVRGRAYSKGNRQKVALVAAFAADVDLLILDEPTSGLDPLMEAVFQQCVAEERERGRTILLSSHLLAEVEALCDRVSIVRAGRTVETGTLAELRHLTRTSITAELTGPVPELPGVHELSVQGNRLRCQVEPEQLGPVLARLAQAGISALASHPPTLEELFLRHYEAGR; encoded by the coding sequence GTGACTCCAGTGATCGAGGTGTCCGGCCTGGTCAAGAGCTATGGCCGGACGCGTGCGCTTGACGGGCTGGACCTCGCCGTGGCGGCGGGGGAGGTGCACGGCTTCCTCGGGCCCAACGGCGCGGGCAAGTCGACCACCATCCGGGTGCTGCTCGGGCTCATCCGCGCGGACGCGGGGCGGGCCCGGCTGCTCGGCGGCGACCCCTGGCGGGAGGCCACCACGCTGCACCGGCGGCTGGCCTACGTGCCCGGCGACGTCACCCTGTGGCCCAACCTCACCGGTGGGGAGGCCATCGACCTGCTCGGCCGGTTGCGCGGTGGTCTGGACCCCGCGCGCCGGGCCGAGCTGCTCGACCGGTTCGAGCTGGACCCTCGGGTGCGCGGGCGGGCCTACTCCAAGGGCAACCGGCAGAAGGTCGCCCTGGTCGCCGCGTTCGCCGCCGACGTCGACCTGCTGATCCTGGACGAGCCGACCTCGGGGCTGGATCCGTTGATGGAGGCGGTGTTCCAGCAGTGCGTGGCCGAGGAACGCGAGCGCGGCCGCACCATCCTGCTGTCCAGCCACCTCCTCGCCGAGGTGGAGGCGCTGTGCGACCGGGTCAGCATCGTGCGGGCCGGGCGCACCGTGGAGACCGGCACCCTGGCCGAGTTGCGGCACCTCACCCGCACCTCGATCACCGCCGAGCTGACCGGTCCCGTGCCCGAGTTGCCGGGGGTGCACGAGCTGAGCGTGCAGGGCAACCGGTTGCGCTGCCAGGTCGAACCCGAGCAGCTCGGCCCGGTGCTGGCCAGGCTCGCCCAGGCCGGGATCAGCGCGCTGGCCAGCCATCCACCCACCCTGGAGGAGCTGTTCCTACGGCACTACGAGGCCGGGCGATGA
- a CDS encoding lysophospholipid acyltransferase family protein: MKRRERGGFWVGLTATILYPITWLLARRRVSGGEIPAEGPALLIMNHPSLLDPVFDAVFVHGRGRVPRFLAKHSLWRLPLVGSAFRATDQIPVYRGTSAAGDSLRAADTALEKDRVVVIYPEGTLTHDPDGWPVLGRTGAVRLALSNDVPIIPIVRWGTKAILHKGRFRPLPRRTVAYLIGEPLDLSAFRARPVDKELLQEVTDLVLLRLQELLAVLRGETPPGLPQTGQAA, encoded by the coding sequence ATGAAGCGCAGGGAACGCGGCGGGTTCTGGGTGGGACTGACCGCGACGATCTTGTATCCGATCACGTGGTTGCTGGCCCGGCGCCGGGTCAGCGGCGGCGAGATCCCGGCCGAGGGTCCGGCGCTGCTGATCATGAACCACCCCTCGCTGCTGGACCCGGTGTTCGACGCGGTGTTCGTGCACGGCAGGGGGCGGGTGCCGCGGTTCCTGGCCAAGCACAGCCTGTGGCGGCTGCCGCTGGTCGGCTCCGCTTTCCGGGCCACCGACCAGATCCCGGTCTACCGCGGCACCTCCGCCGCCGGGGACAGCCTGCGCGCGGCGGACACCGCGCTGGAGAAGGACCGGGTCGTGGTGATCTACCCGGAGGGCACGCTCACCCACGACCCGGACGGCTGGCCGGTGCTCGGCCGGACCGGCGCGGTGCGGCTCGCGCTGTCCAACGACGTGCCGATCATCCCGATCGTGCGCTGGGGCACCAAAGCCATCCTGCACAAGGGCCGGTTCCGCCCGTTGCCGCGCCGGACCGTGGCGTATCTGATCGGCGAACCCCTTGACCTGTCCGCGTTCCGGGCCCGGCCGGTGGACAAGGAACTGCTGCAGGAGGTCACCGACCTGGTCCTGCTGAGGTTGCAGGAACTGCTGGCCGTGCTGCGCGGGGAGACCCCGCCCGGACTGCCGCAGACCGGTCAGGCCGCCTGA
- a CDS encoding PIN domain-containing protein yields the protein MTGLVIVDAANVVGSVPDGWWRDRAGATTRLLDRLNPLPGQGLPPGSGVPEWACEPVEMVLVVEGKASRVRETGAVRVVAAAGSGDDAIVELVREAGRPCLVVTADRGLRERVLALGALVTGPSTVRPEAGGR from the coding sequence GTGACCGGCCTGGTGATCGTGGACGCGGCCAACGTGGTCGGCTCGGTCCCCGACGGCTGGTGGCGAGACCGCGCCGGCGCCACCACCCGCCTGCTGGACCGGCTGAATCCGTTGCCGGGTCAGGGTTTGCCGCCAGGGTCCGGGGTGCCGGAGTGGGCGTGCGAGCCGGTGGAGATGGTGCTGGTGGTGGAGGGCAAGGCTTCCCGGGTGCGCGAGACCGGTGCGGTGCGGGTGGTCGCGGCGGCCGGGTCAGGGGATGACGCGATCGTGGAGCTGGTGCGGGAGGCGGGGCGGCCTTGCCTGGTGGTGACGGCGGACCGGGGGTTGCGGGAGCGGGTGCTGGCGCTGGGGGCGCTGGTGACCGGGCCGAGCACGGTGCGGCCGGAGGCGGGCGGGCGCTGA
- a CDS encoding putative bifunctional diguanylate cyclase/phosphodiesterase, with protein MNRAELAERWLAEITRTVYVPMSRTEIGEFLLELVHELVEELRAPDGETSRAGEVGQALVGGQFTRAESLLCSMRVLGSGLPELDELAGRPELTQRVILALGAVSAGYAEAMRQRTFEQQEDVKQALLRAKDNAERAMRGSEARLREVFTSSVVGIAITELDGTFVNFNQALCGILGQDPADLGGRGLMDFVHPDTAGEVARAYDALFAGRQERFRVLARLHKGEEETGFAYLAVSLLRDEQGSPTSCVTMVEDVTELKMVQDRLHHQALHDRLTGLANRQFFLTRLESVLGRIEPSTGMSLYHLDIDGFGMINSGLGHEVGDQVLQLVAAKLKMVVDKEKALVARFGGDEFAILIEHTASTPDVATMAARINEELGEPVYLTERGVAVSASIGVVQQQAGRIKPVELLRSAAGTLRRVKASGRRQWGLHDPDADRRDRDWFALAATMPGAWENGELRLLYQPVRQLADDRLAGVEVLLHWVHPDRGEIGHDECVRLAEETGLTILIGQWMLRTACEQVRLWQQEFQAPVPPIGLRLGKSQAADPDLVGDVRKVLDGYGLLPDQLWLGVPAAALLAGFGEVEDNVETLAGMEIPVLLDEFCCGTDELTLLDELAVSSVRLSARLVQRLGHPCPPTLLTEAVRNLVPLVHQLEAAVLMDGITTAEHAHRCRNLGADLAQGAYFGRPGPPAEMSALLARSFS; from the coding sequence GTGAACCGGGCGGAGCTGGCCGAGCGCTGGCTGGCCGAGATCACCCGGACGGTCTACGTGCCGATGTCCCGCACCGAGATCGGCGAGTTCCTGCTGGAGCTGGTGCACGAGCTGGTCGAGGAGCTGCGCGCGCCCGATGGCGAGACCAGCCGGGCGGGCGAGGTCGGGCAGGCGCTGGTCGGCGGGCAGTTCACCCGCGCGGAAAGCCTGTTGTGCAGCATGCGGGTGCTGGGTTCCGGGCTGCCGGAACTGGACGAGCTGGCCGGGCGGCCCGAACTGACCCAGCGGGTGATCCTGGCGCTGGGCGCGGTGTCGGCCGGGTACGCCGAGGCGATGCGGCAGCGCACCTTCGAGCAGCAGGAGGACGTCAAGCAGGCGTTGTTGCGGGCCAAGGACAACGCCGAGCGGGCCATGCGCGGCAGTGAGGCGCGGCTGCGCGAGGTGTTCACCAGTTCGGTGGTGGGCATCGCGATCACCGAGCTGGACGGCACGTTCGTCAACTTCAACCAGGCGCTGTGCGGGATCCTCGGTCAGGACCCGGCGGACCTGGGCGGGCGCGGGCTGATGGACTTCGTGCACCCGGACACCGCGGGCGAGGTGGCCCGCGCCTACGACGCGTTGTTCGCCGGGCGGCAGGAGCGGTTCCGGGTGCTGGCCCGGCTGCACAAGGGCGAGGAGGAGACCGGGTTCGCCTACCTCGCGGTGTCCCTGCTGCGCGATGAGCAGGGTTCGCCGACGAGTTGCGTGACCATGGTCGAGGACGTCACCGAGCTGAAGATGGTGCAGGACCGCTTGCACCACCAGGCATTGCACGACCGGCTGACCGGACTGGCCAACCGGCAGTTCTTCCTGACCCGGCTGGAGTCGGTGCTCGGCCGGATCGAGCCGAGCACCGGGATGAGCCTGTACCACCTGGACATCGACGGCTTCGGGATGATCAACAGCGGCCTGGGCCACGAGGTCGGCGACCAGGTGCTGCAACTGGTCGCGGCCAAGCTGAAGATGGTGGTGGACAAGGAGAAGGCGCTGGTCGCCCGGTTCGGCGGGGACGAGTTCGCGATCCTGATCGAGCACACCGCGAGCACCCCGGACGTGGCCACCATGGCCGCCCGGATCAACGAGGAACTCGGCGAGCCGGTCTACCTGACCGAGCGCGGGGTGGCGGTATCGGCCAGCATCGGCGTGGTGCAGCAGCAGGCGGGCCGGATCAAACCGGTGGAGCTGCTGCGTTCCGCGGCCGGCACGCTGCGCCGGGTCAAGGCCTCCGGCAGGCGGCAGTGGGGCCTGCACGACCCGGACGCGGACCGCCGGGACCGGGATTGGTTCGCACTGGCCGCGACCATGCCCGGCGCATGGGAGAACGGCGAGCTTCGCCTGCTGTACCAACCGGTCCGGCAGCTGGCCGACGACCGGCTGGCCGGGGTGGAGGTGCTGCTGCACTGGGTACACCCCGACCGTGGCGAGATCGGCCACGACGAATGTGTGCGGCTGGCCGAGGAAACCGGCCTGACCATCCTCATCGGACAGTGGATGCTGCGCACCGCGTGCGAGCAGGTCCGGTTGTGGCAGCAGGAGTTCCAGGCCCCGGTGCCGCCGATCGGCCTGCGCCTTGGCAAGAGCCAGGCGGCCGACCCGGACCTGGTAGGCGATGTCCGCAAGGTCCTCGACGGCTACGGCCTGCTGCCCGACCAGCTCTGGCTCGGCGTGCCCGCCGCGGCCCTGCTCGCCGGGTTCGGCGAGGTCGAGGACAACGTGGAAACCCTGGCGGGCATGGAGATCCCGGTGCTGCTGGACGAGTTCTGCTGCGGCACTGACGAACTCACCCTGCTCGACGAACTCGCGGTCAGCTCGGTCCGCCTCTCCGCGAGACTGGTCCAACGCCTGGGCCACCCCTGCCCACCCACCCTGCTCACCGAAGCCGTCCGCAACCTGGTCCCCCTGGTACACCAACTGGAGGCCGCGGTCCTGATGGACGGCATCACCACCGCCGAACACGCCCACCGCTGCCGGAACCTGGGCGCCGACCTGGCCCAGGGCGCCTACTTCGGCCGCCCAGGCCCACCCGCGGAGATGTCGGCCCTGCTGGCAAGGAGTTTCTCGTGA
- a CDS encoding SAM-dependent methyltransferase, whose translation MSNELSWVPDGVNMELPSSARIYDYLLGGGHNFEMDRTLADRLLTVVPARDMARLNRAFLGRSTQFLVDQGIRQFLDLGSGVPTVGNVHEVAQAAAPDSRVVYVDIEPVAVAHSELLLQDNPNAAAIQADLRDPEAILNHPETKRLLDFSQPVALLLVGVLQFIPDDSDPWSVIQRYRDALPEGSYLAFSAFTWDGNREAMTKAVEVFKHTQEPIHPRTRADILRFAEGFELVEPGLVYTPNWRPETEAVHEEDVRHSNLFAAVGRKV comes from the coding sequence GTGTCGAACGAACTGAGCTGGGTGCCCGACGGGGTCAACATGGAGCTGCCCAGCTCCGCGCGCATCTACGACTACCTGCTGGGCGGCGGCCACAACTTCGAGATGGACCGGACCCTGGCCGACCGGCTGCTGACCGTGGTGCCCGCCAGGGACATGGCCCGGCTCAACCGCGCCTTCCTCGGCCGCTCCACCCAGTTCCTGGTGGACCAGGGCATCCGGCAGTTCCTGGACCTGGGCTCGGGCGTGCCGACGGTGGGCAACGTGCACGAGGTGGCCCAGGCGGCCGCGCCGGACTCGCGGGTGGTCTACGTGGACATCGAGCCGGTCGCGGTGGCGCACAGCGAACTGCTGTTGCAGGACAACCCGAACGCGGCCGCGATCCAGGCCGACCTGCGCGATCCTGAGGCGATCCTGAACCACCCCGAGACCAAGCGGCTGCTGGACTTCAGCCAGCCGGTGGCGCTGCTGCTGGTCGGCGTGCTGCAGTTCATCCCGGACGACTCCGACCCGTGGTCGGTCATCCAGCGCTACCGGGACGCCCTGCCCGAGGGCAGCTACCTCGCCTTCTCCGCCTTCACCTGGGACGGCAACCGGGAGGCGATGACCAAGGCGGTGGAGGTCTTCAAGCACACCCAGGAGCCCATCCACCCGCGCACCAGGGCGGACATCCTGCGCTTCGCCGAGGGCTTCGAGCTGGTCGAGCCGGGCCTGGTCTACACGCCGAACTGGCGGCCGGAGACCGAGGCGGTGCACGAGGAGGACGTGCGGCACTCCAACCTGTTCGCCGCGGTGGGCCGCAAGGTCTAG
- a CDS encoding SAM-dependent methyltransferase — protein MTGDPSAGPQSTERDWAQPRSARVYDYLLGGGHNFAVDRELADRMVAELPGVAHSALVNRAFVRRVVHFMLSAGVRQFLDLGCGIPGVDPVHLIARRAAPECRVVYVDHDELAVAHAELLLEGDEHATVLRADAVDARQVLAEPRVRRMLDFAAPIGLLAIALLHYVPNERDPWGMLAGYRDRLAVGSYLALSHVTRDVSPELVTRAQELMVGSDPVYPRSRVGIERLFTGFDLVDPGLVHPGRWRNPVRPGPTALGDWYFAGVGRKFSSTEGTA, from the coding sequence GTGACCGGAGACCCCAGCGCGGGTCCGCAGTCGACCGAGCGGGACTGGGCACAACCACGGTCCGCGCGGGTCTATGACTACCTGCTCGGCGGCGGGCACAACTTCGCGGTGGACCGGGAACTGGCCGACCGGATGGTCGCCGAACTGCCGGGGGTGGCGCACTCCGCGCTGGTCAACCGGGCCTTCGTGCGCCGGGTCGTGCACTTCATGCTCTCCGCCGGCGTGCGCCAGTTCCTGGACCTGGGCTGCGGCATCCCAGGGGTGGACCCGGTGCACCTGATCGCCCGCAGGGCCGCGCCGGAGTGCCGGGTGGTCTACGTCGACCACGACGAGCTGGCGGTGGCGCACGCCGAGCTGCTGCTGGAGGGCGATGAGCACGCGACCGTGCTGCGCGCCGACGCGGTGGACGCGCGCCAGGTGCTGGCCGAGCCCCGGGTACGCCGGATGCTCGACTTCGCGGCCCCGATCGGCCTGCTCGCGATAGCCCTGCTGCACTACGTGCCCAACGAGCGAGATCCCTGGGGGATGCTCGCCGGGTACCGGGATCGGCTGGCGGTGGGCAGTTATCTCGCACTCAGCCATGTGACCCGTGATGTGTCACCCGAATTGGTGACACGGGCGCAGGAGCTGATGGTGGGCAGTGACCCGGTGTATCCGCGGTCGCGGGTCGGGATCGAGCGTCTCTTCACCGGGTTCGACCTGGTCGACCCCGGACTGGTACACCCCGGTCGGTGGCGGAACCCGGTGCGCCCGGGGCCCACCGCCCTCGGCGACTGGTACTTCGCCGGCGTCGGCCGCAAGTTTTCGTCCACGGAAGGGACTGCGTGA
- a CDS encoding ROK family transcriptional regulator gives MRAGSPRLLREINDRAAIEILLDNGPMTRSELETAIGLSKPATAQLLARLEEDDVVRREGLRGGARGPRAQLWAVNGALCFVAAVDLTAESVDIAIADISGRVLAEHRAVMPAGPTEAVLAAFDTALTAAVGLAGLPEGTLRHVVVGSPGAVDRATGQLGFAPHLPGWEGFDLPGRLSELLNATVTVENDVNLVALEEMISGKAVDVRDMVLVWPADAVGSAVVVNRVLLRGATGGAGEIDWMRVPDLAKAGSAVGRDGIRFGDLVSSDSIVSLAAAHGVHAETGIAAVRAAVTGGDPGIAFLTDLARRIATGVANLVSVLDPELVLLSGETAETGGELLCELVQRELHELVIPKTPVELGSVTGNAVRAGALHSAYAIAREEIFGLPAAEFMKPPGSRAHR, from the coding sequence GTGCGAGCCGGAAGTCCGCGTCTGCTGCGGGAGATCAACGATCGGGCGGCCATCGAGATCCTCCTGGACAACGGGCCGATGACCAGGTCCGAGCTGGAGACCGCGATCGGGCTGTCCAAGCCGGCCACCGCCCAGCTGCTGGCCAGGCTGGAGGAGGACGACGTGGTGCGCCGCGAGGGCCTGCGCGGCGGCGCCCGAGGGCCGAGGGCGCAGCTCTGGGCGGTCAACGGGGCGCTGTGCTTCGTGGCCGCGGTGGACCTGACCGCGGAATCGGTGGACATCGCCATCGCCGACATCTCCGGCCGGGTGCTCGCCGAGCACCGCGCGGTGATGCCGGCCGGCCCCACCGAGGCGGTGCTGGCCGCCTTCGACACGGCGCTGACCGCCGCGGTCGGCCTGGCCGGACTGCCCGAGGGCACGCTGCGGCACGTCGTGGTGGGCAGCCCCGGCGCGGTGGACCGGGCCACCGGACAACTCGGCTTCGCCCCGCACCTGCCCGGCTGGGAGGGCTTCGACCTGCCGGGACGGCTCAGCGAACTGCTCAACGCCACGGTCACGGTGGAGAACGACGTCAACCTGGTCGCGCTGGAGGAGATGATCTCCGGCAAGGCGGTGGACGTGCGGGACATGGTGCTGGTCTGGCCGGCCGACGCGGTGGGCAGCGCGGTGGTGGTCAACCGGGTGCTGCTGCGCGGGGCCACCGGCGGCGCCGGCGAGATCGACTGGATGCGGGTGCCGGACCTGGCCAAGGCGGGCAGCGCGGTCGGCCGGGACGGGATCCGGTTCGGCGACCTGGTCAGCTCGGACTCCATCGTGAGCCTGGCCGCGGCGCACGGGGTGCACGCCGAGACCGGGATCGCGGCCGTGCGCGCCGCGGTGACCGGCGGCGATCCGGGCATCGCCTTCCTCACCGACCTGGCGCGGCGGATAGCGACCGGGGTGGCCAACCTGGTCTCCGTGCTGGACCCGGAACTGGTGCTGCTCTCCGGCGAGACCGCCGAGACCGGCGGCGAACTGCTGTGCGAGCTGGTGCAGCGGGAACTGCACGAGCTGGTGATCCCGAAGACGCCGGTGGAGCTGGGTTCGGTGACCGGCAACGCGGTGCGCGCGGGCGCGCTGCACTCGGCCTACGCGATCGCCAGGGAGGAGATCTTCGGGCTGCCCGCCGCGGAGTTCATGAAGCCACCGGGCTCACGGGCGCACCGGTAG
- a CDS encoding class I SAM-dependent methyltransferase: MTKTPRDAARPPVRAHLNYLALAGQLDGLSTQEVFAHIFRSNMWGCPDSVSGDGSALTETAVLRAELPKLLRRFGVRSLLDIPCGDFGWLATCELGLETYLGADIVEELIAANLAKYFRHGGNRRFYTLDLTRDPLPRTDAVLCRDCLVHLSFAHIWDALDNLRRSGSRYLLATTFLELERNTDIATGDWRPLNLQRPPFNLPDPVAVLVENCTEEDGAFADKALGLWEIESLPVRP, encoded by the coding sequence GTGACCAAGACGCCTCGGGACGCGGCCCGCCCGCCGGTGCGCGCGCACCTGAACTACCTGGCCCTGGCCGGGCAGCTGGACGGGCTGAGCACCCAGGAGGTGTTCGCGCACATCTTCCGCAGCAACATGTGGGGCTGCCCGGACTCGGTCTCCGGCGACGGCTCCGCGCTCACCGAGACCGCCGTGCTGCGTGCCGAGCTGCCGAAGTTGTTGCGGCGCTTCGGGGTGCGCAGTCTGCTGGACATCCCGTGCGGGGACTTCGGCTGGCTGGCCACCTGCGAGCTGGGCCTGGAGACCTACCTGGGCGCGGACATCGTGGAGGAGCTGATCGCGGCCAACCTGGCCAAGTACTTCCGGCACGGCGGCAACCGCCGCTTCTACACCCTGGACCTGACCAGGGACCCGTTGCCGCGCACCGACGCCGTGCTCTGCCGGGACTGCCTGGTGCACCTGAGCTTCGCCCACATCTGGGACGCGCTGGACAACCTGCGCCGCAGCGGTTCCCGCTACCTGCTGGCCACCACGTTCCTGGAGCTGGAGCGCAACACCGACATCGCCACCGGCGACTGGCGCCCGCTCAACCTGCAGCGCCCGCCGTTCAACCTGCCCGATCCGGTCGCCGTCCTGGTGGAGAACTGCACCGAGGAGGACGGGGCGTTCGCGGACAAGGCGCTGGGGCTGTGGGAGATCGAGTCGCTACCGGTGCGCCCGTGA
- a CDS encoding alpha/beta hydrolase family protein, translating to MLRTRVTTLLTAAFVLLTALLFTGTATAAAAAAAAAKPTLDLPATGGPFPVGTTALHLVDRARVDPWAPTPGPRELMVQVWYPAVPVGKRAEYGDPAVSQHFADLVTAVGMGQGEPFLHRVHPTSRNAAPVLPGRWPLILQSHGRGTVRAATTSIAEGLAARGYIVAAVDHTYDAAVTTFPDGRTVKANRTQEPTEPELAAEVRVRVADLRFVLDQLSGAATPFRHRLDLGRVGVFGHSIGGDTAAEAMRADRRFRVGANLDGAFWGEAQRQGVPGPFALFSAGPADHPSWANWRTNQKAWGRQFNLGEGIHSSATDLVLFPEVSGLKELLKDHPEVYKQIFGSLDGVRTTQLYRAYLTALFDRHLLGRPSPLLDRDSERWPEQKLLFSVG from the coding sequence GTGCTTCGCACCCGCGTCACCACACTGCTGACAGCCGCCTTCGTGCTGCTGACCGCACTGCTGTTCACCGGCACCGCCACCGCGGCCGCGGCCGCGGCCGCGGCCGCGAAACCGACCCTGGACCTGCCGGCCACCGGCGGTCCGTTCCCGGTCGGCACCACCGCCTTACACCTGGTCGACCGCGCCAGGGTCGACCCGTGGGCGCCGACTCCCGGACCACGCGAGCTGATGGTCCAGGTCTGGTATCCGGCCGTGCCCGTTGGCAAGCGCGCCGAGTACGGCGATCCCGCGGTGTCCCAGCACTTCGCCGACCTGGTCACCGCGGTCGGCATGGGCCAGGGCGAGCCGTTCCTGCACCGCGTGCACCCGACTTCCCGCAACGCCGCGCCAGTGTTGCCGGGGCGGTGGCCGCTGATCCTGCAGAGCCACGGGCGTGGCACCGTGCGTGCCGCCACCACCAGCATCGCCGAGGGGCTGGCCGCCCGCGGCTACATCGTGGCCGCCGTCGACCACACCTACGACGCCGCGGTCACCACCTTCCCGGACGGCCGCACCGTGAAGGCCAACCGCACCCAGGAGCCGACCGAGCCGGAACTCGCGGCCGAGGTGCGGGTCCGGGTCGCCGACCTGCGGTTCGTGCTCGACCAGCTCAGCGGCGCGGCCACCCCGTTCCGGCACCGGCTGGACCTTGGCCGGGTCGGCGTCTTCGGCCACTCCATCGGCGGGGACACCGCGGCCGAGGCCATGCGCGCCGACCGCCGGTTCCGGGTCGGCGCCAACCTGGACGGCGCGTTCTGGGGCGAGGCCCAGCGCCAGGGCGTGCCCGGTCCGTTCGCCCTGTTCAGCGCGGGTCCGGCGGACCACCCGAGCTGGGCCAACTGGCGCACCAACCAGAAGGCCTGGGGCCGACAGTTCAACCTGGGCGAGGGCATTCACAGCTCCGCCACCGACCTGGTGCTGTTCCCCGAGGTCTCCGGCCTGAAGGAGCTGCTGAAGGACCACCCCGAGGTGTACAAGCAGATCTTCGGCAGCCTGGACGGCGTGCGCACCACCCAGCTCTACCGCGCCTACCTCACCGCGCTGTTCGACCGGCACCTGCTCGGCCGCCCGTCCCCACTGCTGGACCGGGATTCGGAGCGGTGGCCGGAACAGAAGCTGCTCTTCTCGGTCGGCTGA